Genomic segment of Oncorhynchus keta strain PuntledgeMale-10-30-2019 chromosome 5, Oket_V2, whole genome shotgun sequence:
gccgccccccgcCCCATGTCAACAGCCGTGTCGTGTAGTCCCTCACCTTGGTCACATTTCTGGTCAGTCTTCCTAAGTGAACTTTGGTGGGCTTGGGGCTCGGGCTCCTTCTCCTTCGCTCCTTGTCATCTCCCTTCTTCTGTGTTTTGGACCTGTAGCACAATGGACAGTCATTACAAAACCATGAGAGTTTACAAAGTGAAGAGACACTATTTAAAGCGGGACAAACTTGTAGTTTTTCCCACAACTGAACCATTTTGATCATGATAAACGGCATGCTCAACCAGACCtagggttcaaatagtatttgacaTATTTCAACTACGTTCAGTGTGTGCCACTGGTTCCATTGTCCTAGATGAAGATAAAACATTTGGACCATTTCAAATACTATGTGAACCCAGGGAATTTCCCAATGAATAGACACTGTTTAGGACCACAATCACAATGTATCAGCTGGTACTTACGCGGAGCGGGAGCGGCGACGGTTGTCGTGGCGGCGGCGGCCGGGTCGGGTGACCCAGAGGAACTAGATGAGCTGGAGGAGCTGGACCGGGAAGACCCAGAGCGGCTGGTGCCAGAGGAACTAGAGCCGCTGGAGGAACCAGAGCTGGAGCCAGAGCTGCTGCTGGAGCTGGGTAGTAAGATATACATACACAAACAGGCCAGCAAcaagggttgtgttcattaggcacacaATCGAAGGAAACTGAGTAAAACAGGGAAGTACCATCTGAAATTCATGTCCAATTAACCTCTTGGCCCACTTTGGAACATAGGGCATTCCAGCTTGGTTTAGCGTGAAAAGACCTAGCTAGTGTGTCCTAAAGCACTGTTTGCGGATGTTGTTGAGGTAGTTAAAGACTGTACAGAGTCTGAAAGAGCAATTGGGGGCATCTCACCTGCTGCTGCTCCCAGTGGATGCACTGCGTCGTTTGTGGcccttctccctgcctctctccttgtCCCCCCCTTCCTTTGTGGCAGTCTTCTCTTTTCCCCTGTCCTTTGACTTTTCCTCCTCCTTACGCTTTGTGGGTGACGGTGCCCTAAGTAAGTGAAAAAAATATGTAAATTAAGAACAGCATTATTATTAAGTTCCTCATCTTCAAACTCTAACTGTTTATATGTTGCGTTTATGCTACCGCCATTGCCTTCCTCCATTCATAGAACAAGCGAGGCCAGAAACGATAGCTAATTAGCAACGTTGTGCCCTGCTCTGTTTATGTAGCTCAAGCATTAAAATGTATCTAATGTAATGCCAAAATTGTCAACATTGAGAAGATCATAACATGGAATAGAAATAGTTATATAAACCCATAATACGTACATTTCGTTCGAGTCGGATGCAGGCTCAACCACTCGTTCCGCTGTGCTAAATCTGACGCGTAATGATGACGTGGTCGCATAAATGACGTTTTACACTGTTTCTCTTTGGTCAACATTCATACGAAAATCTTTAGCTAGCTATCAACCCTCGGCCACTGGTTCTACCAGTAAGGTTAGTTAATAGTTACTTGTTAAAAATGTATGTTTTCCCTAGCGATTTAGCTTGCACACTAAAGGAAACAATATGGGTCATTTTCAAATGAGCTGAAAACGTGCAGAATCGTATTGAGGTGAGTTGGCACCGCGATCAAATATTCTTAGCTAGAACTAGCTCACGTTAGTTATCTATTTAGATCAAATCATTTCCTTTTTTCAACGTTAAGGTAGGACCGTTAGGCTATGTGTTCACATTGTGGGACAGGTTTGATGCTATCTAGCTAAAATATTTACTTGCTAGACAATGGACAGTACACTGTCCCAACGTTGAGGCTAAACTGTTGGTACCGGTGGAGTAATGAAGATAGACTACGCTACGGCATCCAAGCTTAGTTCAGGTGGAAGTCTGTGGCAGAGGTTAGGATACACTGCCAGCCATGTTCTATTGGCTTATGTATTATGTTTATTTAGCTTACTAAATCTAGCTAATAATTTATGTATTTTGCCAAAAATAATCAGTCAATTTTGCCTGGAGTCCTGTCCTTCACAAGTTAAATTGCTTTTAATGTCAGTCTAGCTATCAATGTGAGGTTTCATGTGAATAAAATTATGTGATAGAATTGGTGCCATCTGTGtgatttctgatcaatttaactACACTAGCTTAATGTATTTATGTTTGAAAGTCTAATTCCAAATGCCCTATTTACTACAGTTAGAAGTGAATTCTCTGTCTCTCAACAGTTAGACTACTTCTAAGACCCGATTGGAGAAGGGCTCTTCCAGTGGAGCAGCCTGGAGTGAGTGACCAACCATGGGCCGTCTGGACGATGCTGCCAAGCGCAAGGTGGTGGAGCTGCGGCAGGCGGGTCTGAGCTTCCGGAAGATCAAGGCGGTGCTGGAGCTGGAGAACATCCGGGTGTCTGCCCAGGCCATTTACCTGTACCTCAAGGAGTTCCAGAGGAAGAAGGTTCAGAGGGGTGGTGAAAGTGCTGCAGCCACAGACCCACAGATCACACCTGGGGTTGGAGCAGGGAGGGGAGATGGTGGAAGCCGGGAGGGCTGGAACGACCAGCAAATACGGAATCTACTGAGGGAGGCGTCACGCCACGCAGGCTATGTTGCAGCGTCAGAGTTCGCCAAGCAGTGTCCTGGCTCCAATCCTcctgaggtcaggggtcaggggccGTCTGGGACAGGAAGCGAAGGCGCCAGCAGAGGACAGAGCAACAGGACAGAGAAACCGGAGGAAGGGAACAAGAAGGAGGATGAGGATATCCAGATTGTCAGTGTCACATCATTGGCTCAGAACTCTCAACAGAGGGGTCTTCCAACCGCAGGGGCAGCGGCTGTGACTGTGACAGGCGCCTACATGCGTAAGAGAGCCACGCCCTCGCCAGCTACTAACCCCATACTGGCAGCACGCAAAAGGCTTCTGGATAAGGCTTTGTCTCATAGAGCAAAGGTAGGCACATCTCATAGTTGTGTGATCACTAAGACAAAAAGGGTGCAGAGACATCAAGTTTGAGTAGATATATACAgaaagggttggtaacaggtGATTGGTGGGCCAAATTGAGGCCGCAAGCAATTGTATTTGGCCTACAGTTTTtctatattaaaaaatatatacatttcagAAAAATTTAAGAAAATTTGCTCCCAAATATTCAGACCAATAAATAGAGATGTGATAGTGTCTCAATGTAATGGAGGTATGTCATTATTCTGATATTGTCAAATACAATATCGGTTTGGGATTACTTCAGGTCattttgcagtgtacaaatggaTATTATTAGGCCTATGTTCCTGTACTAAGTACAGCACATTGAGTTCATCAACGAGCCTCGGCATTTATGCGCTCTGCACAATTAGCCCGGGGATAGCTTCGGAAGCCCTAATACTCCAAAGTgtgatcaatgagttagccagctagctttgATAAACCAGAACTGACTTTCTGGTTCATTAAGAAAtctaaatgtagatgtttttgtcTGTCAATTAGATCATGCCCATTTCAAGCGTATCTGTCTAAAAAAATACAACGTTATTTCAAGTTGCTGACTAAGTCATtaatcctgctttgtagtataccgcTCAGGCTTCTCACGCTCTGTTTGAAAGCCTGGGGATGATCTCGTAGCTAAGACGATAAAGGGCTGTAGTATGGTGGAGTCTACATGCTTGTGTAAATCTTTCAGAACAGTGTCATTTACATAAACATCCAGAACCTGTTTttctaacattccactccttgtacacTTCTTATTTTGCATGTCAATGATTGGCAAGGAGTAGAAGTgtagcagaaacagactggtaacCAGGCTCTAATTTTACAATCCTTTTCAAATGTTTCAGTAAAAGAAATGGCATTTTTGTTGTACATGTTCAGGTAGTAACCCACACGGTACACTCCGTTTCAAAATGTTTCCACTTTCTGAACCCTGGGTTGAAACAAATGATCACATGAGAGGTGTTATTACTGTGGTCATGTAATGTCTAGGCTTTGATTGGATCTTTATTTTTCCCCAGATAAGAGACTCTTCTTATCAGTCCTACCAGCAAGTAGCAGCTCTGCTGAGAAGAGAACAGTCTAATGCTTCTGGTTCTGATGTTCAGAGACCTGTGGCAGCAGATCAACCACAGTCCTATGACCCAGTCACTCAGAGGCTTACTCAAGTGGTGAGTACAAGGCGAAGGAAACTCACCATAATATACACAATTATTATAAATAGTGCCGATTCAATGTCACAAACCGGCTCAGAAGTTCCTAACAAAAGGAGACAACATGGAGATaaggaataacaaaatatatttattaatttaactaaatacaattaacaatggtgtgtgtagtcgGTAGTGTGAGTGGTTGCGTGCATAAATGTGATGAGgtgtgttgaaaggtgccaaagcaaacaaaccgCCACAACCAAAGTCTAactgtctgcatggagagagtctcaatgaatggggaagaggcgtatttatcccgggacacacccgagcccaggtgtgtcccatttcgctgacgaccctcccgggctcccaccgacatcctattaaggaaaacaagagcaaagaatttggcagacagagtgggagggtggTCGTCACCCCCCATAAAACCGGGACCAACAAGGACGGTTAGAATCAGGCCAACTCCTAGCATCAGCAACACGTTCAAACAATGAAAATAACTAAGTTTCCAACAATATCAAATGTGTCCGGGGCACGACCAAAAGAGGAACAACCCCTAGGTAAATCTGGGTCAACTTCCCAGAGCAAACTCTCTCCTGAGATCTTTCCTTCCCTAACCAACTCAAGCCGCTCTTGTTGCAGCTTTATTTTTGCACGCTCCAAATCCTGTTTAAATTGCAACTCCTTTTCATACTTTAGCTGTAACAGAAGCAGTTCTTTCTGCTGTTCAAAAGAATACTAGGGCTAACAGATGGTGCCGCCATCGTAATGAAATGGGGAGATGGCGAGTCCTCGGCAGAAGCTGCCCCAGTGATAACTTCAAGAATACCACTCCAGAGTGGCCTTCAATATCAACCTAAGAATTTGACATTTATCACCAATTTCAACCTTGTAGTGTTAAGCAATCTTCAACAGCTGTTCCTTAGGACATAACTCTAACAGTTCCTCTGATGGAAAGCGAATGAACGTGTCTACGTAAGATGCCATAGTCACAAGtaaatacaacaaaaaaaatctcGCTCTTCCCCTCTGCTGAGAACACCAGACCACAAGAGAAATTAATCACACTGGGCACCACAGAAGAGAGATGATATATGGAGCTTCCCCAAAACCTACAATAACTCAACCCTAGTCTTAGTGAAACCAGAAACTGAATAGCTGACTATATATAAAACTAAATTTAGCATTAGCgttcaaataaaatatatattgtttttttcatttttttcaaaGGTTTTATCATAGTTGCATTGCCAAAAGTTGTTGTAAAGAAGTGACATTTGATATAAATATGTGAATGTGTTTAAAAGCTATATAATTTTAGGTAAAGGGGTAAGTTGTAACAATGAGTTACAACAACTAACCCCAGTCACGGGAGCCTTGTGAAAAATATGATTATTGTCATCAACTATACCAATCAAAAGGCCTGATCTTACTGATAAAATATGTGTCGATACATAGATATTGTTCCAAAGGTCAATAATGAAAATAGAGAGgcagcaaaatatattttaaaacatGGCCTCAAAACAAATCTGTCAATGAAACCAAAGATTGATGGAtacatttgtttttaaattaAACTTCATAGTTATGTAAAGACTAACCAATCATTGGCACATGGAACATCTTTCTAAGTAGGTTTTAATTTTATATATTTagcctgttacaactgacccatgTTACAATGGACTTGTACTCTGCAGAGGAATTTGGATGGCCAGCAAGGAGGCAGTGTTCCCAGACAGATGTTCCAGCAGAGAGTCGGTGGCCAAGCTGTCCGCTCCCCACACCCTACTCCTCCCCGTGTGGGCATCCGGCTccccaaccccccaccaccacccacctcCCAGGGTAGTAGCCCTGTCATCCGCCTCCAAAGCCCTGGGAGCATGAACCAGGGCCTTCTCAGGAGAGACAGGAACCCCAGCCCCCAGCAGGCAGCTCACCAGGAGGCTGGAGGGAGATGCGGGGGAGggggtggtggaggtgggggtcTCCAGGAGCAGGTCCAGACCCTGGGCTCTGAGATCCACAGCCTGAGCCTGGCGGTGCGCATGCTGGTGGAGCAGCAGTACCGGCTGGAGAGGGAGCAGGTCCAGCAGACCCAGGTCCAGAAGCAGATTCTCAGCACCCTGCAGACCCTGGCCTCCAGACTGGAGGCACCCTGTACCAGCCTCCACCAGCAGCGACAGCATCCCAAAACTCCCCCACCCCCAGTCTTACCTgcctcaggctctgcctcctacTGCCAGGACACATTCCCCTTCAGCCAAGGAGGGTATGCTCAGTGCAGCCAGGCCCAGCCCAGCTACAACGGGATGGACAGCTCCAGTCTGGAGACCATAGAGACCTTCAAACTGTCCGGACAGAGCCCCCATGGCATCAACGGCTTCCAGAcgggcagcagcagtagtaccaCCGATAGCCTCCtgctcacacacacccctacatacACGCTGGCGCACACACAGCCTTACTCGTCAGCCTACACACAGCagccacacactcaaacacacatgccCTCATGCACACAGTCTTACGCCACCACATacacgcagtcacacacacagtcctataGAGGTACAGACAGTCCCAGCACCAGCACAGAGGGAGCTCTCCAAGACTGCATGGCCCCCACCCAGGCCTCTGTTGACCTGGACTCAGACATCACAGTCTCCCCACAAGAAACCCAGCTCAACATCATTAAAGTGGAGGCtctctaacatgctgaccagaccgtgcgtgcgccatcgtgggcatgttgattttgtccacccacaccagacgcAATCAGggcacgcaggttgaaatatcaaaacgaactctgaaccaactatattcatttggggaTGGGTCGAAAAgcaaggtgaatgcaccaatttgtaagtcgctctggataagagcgtctgctaaatgacttaaatgttaaatgtaattaAACATTTATGTCAatttagttagctagcttgctattgctagctaatttgtcctgggatataaacgcaagcggtgtggtcagcatgtaaggctTTAGTTCACTCGTATCCAGACTTATAGGGACAGTTTTctagacacagattaagcctagtccgaGACTTAAAAGCATGTTCAATGTATAATGGAAATTCTGGAAAAGGTGCTTTAGTCCAGAACTATGCTTAAATTGGTGTCTAGGAAACCAACCCCATATAGAGTTCAGTTCCATAGTTTCAATCCAAAGTTGCTTCTGCTCTGTTCACATTTGTACATTTAATTATCCACTACCTCTCCTTTAGCCAAATGTTTCAGTACATGTTATGTCTTGGGTTTTTAAGGGATTTCTTATGTTTTTGAAGTATGTGTCATTATTTTTAGAACTGTGAATATCCCCATCGAAATGAATACCACTTCATTGTCCATTCTGAAAGGAACATTTGTCCTCGAGACTATCTACACTTATTATCAAATCACAAAGAGCAATACAGAAGAAGCATGTCTTATCGTTTTAATAATGCATTTGGATTATGTTGCCATCAGTCTTTACAGAGCATAAAACTCTTTACCAATGCAAGGTCTCTGCTGCCTTCTGCTAGATCAGCCTTAAAGTGCAGAATGTCCTGTCTGTACATAACTAAATGTACTTGAATAAAGTGCTACATAATATCCAACAAATTAGGAAGTAATTCATATTTATGGCAGTGTTACAGTGGAACTGATAGCCTTTTAACTACTTTGCAAATATGAGACAAACGGACAATCAtatcagtcaaaaatatcaaattcccaGTCATGCTTCATAACCAACTTTACAAGACCttttaaaaataggttatatTTTACTAAAAAATGCATGACCTCTAAATTGTTTGCATTGTTTGCATaattaatataattcaccaatacagaATATAAATGAATGCAGTTTCAATGCAGTTCAATGAATaattaatataattcaccaatacattttttggtaGTCCAAAacatattgctatcaggttgtaaatgaCAGCTGGTCTGGTACATTGTTTGTGAATTTCAATGCATaattaatataattcaccaatactcCAAAAC
This window contains:
- the LOC118373745 gene encoding uncharacterized protein LOC118373745 isoform X1 translates to MGRLDDAAKRKVVELRQAGLSFRKIKAVLELENIRVSAQAIYLYLKEFQRKKVQRGGESAAATDPQITPGVGAGRGDGGSREGWNDQQIRNLLREASRHAGYVAASEFAKQCPGSNPPEVRGQGPSGTGSEGASRGQSNRTEKPEEGNKKEDEDIQIVSVTSLAQNSQQRGLPTAGAAAVTVTGAYMRKRATPSPATNPILAARKRLLDKALSHRAKKCSRNRLIRDSSYQSYQQVAALLRREQSNASGSDVQRPVAADQPQSYDPVTQRLTQVRNLDGQQGGSVPRQMFQQRVGGQAVRSPHPTPPRVGIRLPNPPPPPTSQGSSPVIRLQSPGSMNQGLLRRDRNPSPQQAAHQEAGGRCGGGGGGGGGLQEQVQTLGSEIHSLSLAVRMLVEQQYRLEREQVQQTQVQKQILSTLQTLASRLEAPCTSLHQQRQHPKTPPPPVLPASGSASYCQDTFPFSQGGYAQCSQAQPSYNGMDSSSLETIETFKLSGQSPHGINGFQTGSSSSTTDSLLLTHTPTYTLAHTQPYSSAYTQQPHTQTHMPSCTQSYATTYTQSHTQSYRGTDSPSTSTEGALQDCMAPTQASVDLDSDITVSPQETQLNIIKVEAL
- the LOC118373745 gene encoding uncharacterized protein LOC118373745 isoform X2; translation: MGRLDDAAKRKVVELRQAGLSFRKIKAVLELENIRVSAQAIYLYLKEFQRKKVQRGGESAAATDPQITPGVGAGRGDGGSREGWNDQQIRNLLREASRHAGYVAASEFAKQCPGSNPPEVRGQGPSGTGSEGASRGQSNRTEKPEEGNKKEDEDIQIVSVTSLAQNSQQRGLPTAGAAAVTVTGAYMRKRATPSPATNPILAARKRLLDKALSHRAKIRDSSYQSYQQVAALLRREQSNASGSDVQRPVAADQPQSYDPVTQRLTQVRNLDGQQGGSVPRQMFQQRVGGQAVRSPHPTPPRVGIRLPNPPPPPTSQGSSPVIRLQSPGSMNQGLLRRDRNPSPQQAAHQEAGGRCGGGGGGGGGLQEQVQTLGSEIHSLSLAVRMLVEQQYRLEREQVQQTQVQKQILSTLQTLASRLEAPCTSLHQQRQHPKTPPPPVLPASGSASYCQDTFPFSQGGYAQCSQAQPSYNGMDSSSLETIETFKLSGQSPHGINGFQTGSSSSTTDSLLLTHTPTYTLAHTQPYSSAYTQQPHTQTHMPSCTQSYATTYTQSHTQSYRGTDSPSTSTEGALQDCMAPTQASVDLDSDITVSPQETQLNIIKVEAL